Within Oreochromis niloticus isolate F11D_XX linkage group LG2, O_niloticus_UMD_NMBU, whole genome shotgun sequence, the genomic segment TACAGATTTGTGAACTAGCCCAGCCACTGCTGCATAATGCAGTCAAGGAAATTCTCAAACCACATACAAATGTGGAAGATTCTGTTGTGGAAGAATTAGTAAGGGCTGCTGAAAAGGGTAATGTAATGATGAAATTCTGTGGCAAGAATGGCCCCTTATCAACTACAAAAAGGAGAGCAGCATATGTGAATAAAAACTTTACAGAGGTTAAACCAGTAGAGTACCTTattgaaagaggaaaaaaatgtagtgCTGTATATGTACCTTTGCATCCAATGCTACAGAAGATGTTGAGTAGGGCAGACATTTTGGATAAAGCTCTTTCCATCCAAAAGCATGTGCAACATGAGTACAGTTCATACAGAGATGGTACATACTGTAATGAAAATGACCTCCTTAAAGGGGATGAATTCAAAATCGCTGTTGGACTATATACAGATGATTTTGAAGTGTCCAACCCTTTGGGAACATCtagaaagaaacacaaaatgagTGCAGTGTATTGGGTGATAGCTAATGTCCCATCAAAGTACAGATCCACACTCCACTCCATCCAGCTTGCTGTCTTGTGTAAAGCCTCTTATGTGAAAGAATTTGGCTATGCAAAAATTCTCCACCCACTCATTCAAGATCTAGCTTCTTTGGAGCAACATGGTGTCTATGTTGAGAAGTTGGGAGAATGTGTTAAAGGGACAGTTGTATATGTGGCTGCAGATAACCTGGCTGCTCATTCTCTGGCAGGATTCTTCGAAAGCTTTACGGTGGACAGATTCTGCAGGTTCTGCATGGCAACAAGGGACGAGATGCAAGCCAAAGAGGTAAATTCAGGTGCTTTTGAACCCCGCACTATTGATGCTCACAATCAGCAGGTGCAGGAGGTAAAGCAGGATCCTACTAAGGCAAAACAATATGGTGTTAAAGGAGAGTGTGTACTGACTGATGGTCTGGAGCATTTTCACGTTGTCCATGGGTATCCCCCCGACATCCTCCATGACCTTTTGGAAGGGATTGTTCCTGTTGAGCTATCACTCTGCATTTCAAACATGAtttctaaaaaatattttaccatAGACACACTGAACTATGCTATAAAAGCTTTTGAATATGCCTTTGATGACAAAACTGACCAGCCTCAGCCAATTTCCCACAGCTTCTCTACCAAAGGGACCATTGGTGGCAATGGCCATGAGAACTGGGCTCTACTTAGGCTGCTCCCACTTATCATTGGCCATAAAGTCCCTGAGGGAGACGATGCATGGAACATTTTACTGCTCCTAAAAGAGATTGTTGAGTTGGCTGTTGCAACAAAGCACACTGAAGAGTCAGTACATTTCCTTGACTGCAAAGTGTCAGAACACAGAGAATTGTTGCAAACAACATTCCCAGATTTTAGATTACGGCCAAAACATCACTACCTCGAGCATTACCCCGAGCTGATCAAAGCATTTGGTCCCCTTTCAGACGTTTGGACAATGCGATTTGAGGGGAAACACAAATTCTTCAAACGGGTCATACGTAATGCCCACAACTTCAAAAATGTAGCTCTGACATTGGCTGTTAAGCATCAGAAAATGATGGCTTACTATTTGGACACAAGTTCATTTTTCAGGCCATCAGTTGAAATGGACAAGGTCACTACAGCATCAATCAGATCTTATCCTGAGGATGTCCAACAGGTTTTCTGCCGGAAAGTTCCTCAGCTCACATCAGTGCTTGTTGCATCATCAGTCTCTGTAGATGGAGTTACATATCGTTCTGGCATGATAGTCTCTGTTGGTTCATGCGCTGGGCTACCTTCATTTAGGCAGATCAAACAGATAGTGGCACTCAACACCGAGATCCTGTTTATTTGTAATGAGATGACTGCTTGGTACCACGAGCATCTGAGGTCTTTTGAACTCATCTGTGACAGCAGGAACCCCTCTCTGTGTGTGGTGCAGCTGAAAGATCTAAATGATGTGTTCCCTCTTCCAGCATACACATATGGTCAACATTTAGTAGTGACCCTCAAGCGTCATATTATATGCTAAAAAGCAAAAGTGTGGTTTCTGCAATCAGTCTAGACTGTAAGGTTTTTTGTCTAATTTTAGAGCTCATGatgaaatatataataatacagTCTGAGAagggttttatattttttcataaaTGTCTGACTATTTtagtaaatgtttttcttgtaCATTTGAGTAGGGGGGCTTCTATAGAAATAGACTAAAAAATGGAATTACCACTTAAATCTCAGGATAAATCATAATTTTCTTATCTTACATAGAACACCAAGACAAACAACAAAGTCATGtaccacacagacacaagcaacaccaacaaaaacaacacacatttATTGGATGTACAACTTCAATCTCATGGACATCCatagttttttccccctctggaTAGTACTCATAACTTGTTTCTGTGTTGGTGATAGTTCAGCTTGttcagtgttttccaaagcccAGTATGATGCTCTCAAATATTTTGACTTGAAATCATAAACACTTCTATCATTTAAGTTATCTTAATTATTTTCATAGTGATGTTTcttctgaaggaaaaaaaagtgtactGAATTTAGGCAACAAATGCATTAATCAACTATTTTTGTGATGCACATAGTGATTGTTTAGCCGTTAAATTCCTTTTTTTATATGTAAAGTTATATTCTAATTGTTGTTTCTATTTCCAAGATGACTGCAAACCAGAAAATGACCATGAGAGTCATTCTAACAGAGGCAGATATAAGGAAAGTCATCCTACATTCAAGGCCTTCTACAGTAAAAGACTTGATAACCAAGCTTCGAGAGTCACTGGGACTTCAATACAACTTCAGTCTCCAATTCCAAGACCCTGAATTCAATAATGAACTATGTAATCTAACAGATCTTCAAGAACTTCCAGAAAAACCAACCATTAAAGTCCTGCCTGTCTTTGACCTGGTGCCTGTCTCATCTGATGACGTCTTTAGCGACACAAGTACTGCAGATACAGAGATACTCTCACATTCACCTCAGGATCGACGTGAACCATGGCCAGAATTTTTTGACATTCCAACATTTTCTGTTGATGTGGAGTATAGACTGAGGCAAGCAGATTTGCTGTTTATGAGTGAAGGAACACACCTTAAGGTCTCAAAAGAGCTGAAACATGAGATACTAGAGAGACTGGCAGAAAGCATGTATAGCTACACAGCATACCCAACTGCTGCTCAGTTTGAAAGTGTTGCAACAGCACTGATAAACAAACACCCCTGTCTCCAGGAGCGAGGCTCTGTCACTCGCTGTTGTGGTTGGAAAAATAGTCTAAAGCATAAAATGGGAAATTATAGAACAAAGCGCAGGCAATCAGGATGCCTTGATGTTGCAGTAAATGCCGGTAAGCGGGGAAGGCATTCATCAGATGGACAACCAGCAAACAAGCGGataaaaaaggcaaagaaaggtgAAATCAACTACTTGCCCAACTTTCCGGATGGATTTGATCAAGCTGCCCTGGAAGAGGCCCGTAAGGACTTGGCTGATGAAATGCAGAAGAGAACCCCAAATGGacttcttgtaaaacaaaagaTGGATCAGACTTTTGCTTTGAGAAGAAAAGAGGTTGTGGACTCTGAACCCCCCATAAACATGATGGTGAAACGCTGGCCTGCCCTCTTCACAGAAGATCAGGTATGTTCACAAAAGCAAAGATAACTAATAACTATCTGTGTTTTATATAATGTGCCTAGATGTCGATTTCTTTTGACCCCTTTAAGGAAAACATGGATGACTTTAATGTGGAGCATGTCGTTTATACATAGAAACATCAAAACTTAAAATTCCACAAAAATGACATTCATGGCTGTTTCTCCAGCTCTACTTTGCAGATGGCTTGTCTTGTACAGGTTGGTTATgttaagtgctttttttttactctctctctctttctgtatttttcaggtGTTCATGGAGTTCAGCAGGATTGTGGGCAAGAACCTCAAGCAGGAATTTTATGAGAACATCGATCGGCACAGTCCTCGTTTCCTTGAGTTATTTCGTTCCAAGAGAGGGAATGTTGGACAGTTGTTGACTCAGATTTCACAACAGACCAATGTAAGTTCATACAAATTATGTTTAGTATTGTTCTTTACAGGTTTTACAAACATCATAGTCCCAGTCTATAGTTTGTGTAATTCAGTTTATTGTTGATCAGTAGCTTTCTTACTGataagttattttgttttattttagtcgTCTAATTTGTTATTCTGTTTCATTCCCAAAGACTACTGACCCAACTGCAATCCGGACACAGGTGCTCAGAGGGCTTCCAATCATCCTGGGGGACAATCCTTCAACCTTCTTCAAAGCAGGCTTTGTAAGTACACTCTTGTGTTCTTTTAGCCAAACGTCTCCTGGCACAGCTTCACCCACATGCAAGGTGCACAGAGAAGGTCAAGAGTTGATTGGACAGACGCCTGCAGTAAATAAAACGCTTTGAGGTTATAGGAAACAATAATCAACCTGGAAATGCACAAAATATAtttggaaaaaagaacaaaagaaaaataatatgaaaaataaaatatcaaaaggAATGCAAAGAAAGAATGTCTAAGTATAAAAGGAAGTAATTAACACAATTAGAATGGAATTAGAACCGGATCAAGTCTGAAAAATCACTTATACTGATCCAGTTCAAATTGCTTTTGACCCAATTAAATTGAAGGTACCACCCCTACATTTTGATTGGTGTATCGACGTTCCTTCCTATATTATGCTGCATATTTAAACGctggttggttggttgttgttttttgtttcaataACCCTGTCAATCTACTTATGAAGATTGTTTTATAGCACTTCCAAGTGTTCCCGAAGCCTCTATTCCactcttttcttttacatttcactaTGACACTCTCATGGTATCATGATtgaagtttatttttgtaacgAGTATTCTAATGATTATGTACTTTTGTTTTACAAGGAATCAGATGCTGATTTTTTCCGTGACCTTGACATCGGGATTCTTCTCACTGAGCGTGAAGAGGCTGTGCTCACATCTGCCCAGCATCCAAGTCCAACCTTGTTGAAAATTATCATTGAGGGAGAAGTCGTGATGGAAAACATCCAAGATCTGCCTAAAGCAATGTGCATTCTGTTTGGACTCACGTATGCACTCCATCTTAACTATCCTAAAAGTATGAAGCTGACCTTTCTGTTCATCCAACAGATTTTGCTCTCATTAGGCCACACTGACCTAAAGCCAAAGATACAATCTTTGAAAAATCAGCTTACAATGTAAAGTGATGTCATCTCTACTgtgacatgtttgttttttttcctcacctttTTGGTTCTGTAAAACAGCCCAACAAAAAGGCACAAAACGCAGAAACAGACACATTCAGCACCCAGTCAGAACAGTCCCATACAACAcctacaaacaaaaaacactacaCATAAACTtctatacacacaaacacacacacacacacacttagatgCTTTAGAAGTGAGCAGAAGCATGTGACGTGAAAGTAAAAATTGAAGAGTTGTACCTGAAAGACAGACATTGTTTAAGTTGTTGCATCATAAGTCTTTGTAGATGGAGTTGGATATTGTTCTAATTAGAAAGTCTTTGTTAGTATGTCTGTTGACCTGCCTTAATGTAGGCAGATGGTGCAGATCCTGTTTGTAACAGGGAATTTTTGGgaattctgttttttgttggttGTTACATTCACCtaccacacaacacacacacattcaactaccacacaaacacacacacattcaactaccacacaaacacacacacattcaactaccacacaaacacacacacattcaactaCCACACAGACAAATTAACATTGGCTTTGTTGTggctttttcttaaaaataaaatgcattggAGCATttgaagattttgttttttttcctatccAACTTCATTGTAACAATGTTTTTTATAATTcataaaaaagttattttgttagaGGAAAATACAATCTAATTTTTTTAGTAAGTACCAGTAACAAGTAATATCTTGTTATTCAATAATTCTgactacacaaaaaaatatgaatatgaaaatTCATGTTATATTAATACAGCTAAAAGTATTTAGTTTCAGCTTGTGTAAAAACGTAGTATTCCatgttaataaaactaaaaatatttagttttagCTTGTGTAAAAACTTAACATTCCATGTTAGTTAAACTAAACCTATTTAGTTTCAGCTTGTGTAAAAACGTAGTATTCCatgttaataaaactaaaaatatttagtttcAGCTTGTGTAAAAACTTATGATTCCAAGTTGGTCAAACTAAACCTATTTAGTTTCAGCTTGTGTAAAAACTTAACATTCCATGTTAGTTAAACTAAACGTATTTAGTTTCAGCTTGTGTAAAAACTAAAGTGGTATAAGGCAACGGGTTTCCTCGCAATTTGCGAGTAAAGTCAACTAATTCGGGTTAAGAGTGCACCTGATAACAGTGTTTTCCAAAACAGATTTAACACACAAGTGTAGTTTGTTGGTTGGAACCACTGACTATTGGGCAATTGTTCTCAGCTCTGACTTAGAAGTGAATGTGCAAGAGAAGTGATTATCGACCTTATCGATCTGACACAGTGAAATTTACGACTCATGCTTGCTGTTGTTTTATCTCAGATGTTAGTCTCCCTGCTGGTGCTGCAGTGTCTCTGTATGTCTCTCCACTGACAGTGGAGCTGAACTATGTTGCCTGCTGGAATAGACATGAATGTGTAGATTGCAAATAAAGCATAAATTTGAGCTCATGTGATAACTGAGTGGAGCCCCAAGATGACAATATACGGACGTCGTGACAACATGATCAATCACGGATGGGAGTTGCAGCGGACTTCAAGATTATGCATTCTTTGTTGGAATGTCTGAAATCACCCTCTGAGGCACATTTCAGCTCTGTGTCTGTTAAAACTGTATCAATCATCtgaaacccccccaaaaaacatctATTCATCAGATTGAGGCAGACTAGGTCAACGTTTGCATCCTAGCGTCTTCATATTGCATCAATTTAAATTGGAACTAGAAACTGATAGATTGTGGGCCATTTGTCACAAGTAATTTGTGATACTTTTATCTCTGACTCTTTTATTGCCAAGTCCCTCCTCTGTCATTCTTATGCCAGTTGATTTGAATTCCCAGTACActtgtctttttctgttgcCAAGGCAATAGGAATGGGGGCTGTTGACGGCAGTGGTCGAATACTGACATTTGATTGGCAGTGCAATGTTCCAGGAGAGAGACACGGAAGTTATCTGAATATTAAACATAAGGATTAATCCTCCTCATGTACTCCTGAATATCTTCAGCTGTGAATAGGGGCCAGAAAAGGTGTTTAAACGTTATGATGGAAGTTTGACTTAATTGAAGCGCATAGTTGAGAATCTATCAACAAAAACTAATGGACTGTTGAGGGCAAATTAAATAGAGTCTGTGACACACAATTGGCTAAATCAACAGTGGACTCAAAGGTTTTATACTGTCTATATattgaggggaaaaaactgtGTAATGTGAAATAATTGAATTTCTGGTTATTCTAGTTGATATTCAGTTTAAATTATATATTACTATTATCATTTTTAAGAACGATTTCACAAATATGGTTGTTCATAATTGCACAAATAACATACAGTTCATCAAACAGGAGTAAAATGGTAAAcggtctgtatttgtatagcgctttacttagtccctatggaccccaaagcgctttacactacattcagtcatccacccattcacacacacattcacacactggtgatgccaagctacattgtagccacagctgccctggggcgcactgacagaggcaaggctgccggacactggcgccgctgggccctctgaccaccaccagtaggcaacgggtgaagtgtcttgcccaaggacacaacgaccgagactgtcggagccggggcccGAActagcaaccttccgattacaagacgaactgccaactcttgagccacgatctcCCCCGCTCAGTAGGAAAACTGCCTTACTTTGCTACCTTTTGACTGGACATCTCGTGCAGGTTGATCTTTTAACAAGAATGAAAGCACTTGACTCAATGATCTCTGCTACACTAAGCAGCAACACCTTAAATAAGATGTAAGGGCATCTCGGTCAGGCGTCTAACTTCTCAGACTTTGAAGCCATTGCTCTGTGTCTCATTTCCTGAAGTATTGATGTCTTTAAGTGAGCTTCCCAAGTGCCTGGAGGAAGTGGATGCTATATAGATTGCTTTGAGGAGGTTGACTGCTGTAGTTTAACAGTAGGTCCATGGTCGTTCTTTCGTGAAGCACtggaataaaacatttttggtGGCAAGGATAAGAGGTTATTTGAATAAAACTGTGCtcaaaaaataagtaaatttaaaaaagcttgGACAAAATGCAATATGGTTTAATCCCCAAAACTAAAAACTTCTTGGGAtttgattgagcatgcatcaagacaatatAGTTTAATACTTTGCAttcataaaacaaaaatgtttattgAATTGTGGGGAATATTATTAGTCTGTACAAAACTGTCACTGATGATACAAGGTCATCTTAAAGAAGATGTATACATAAAAAGTTGATGTTATGCTCACGATAAAGGTGCTTTTTCAAACAGATAGCAAAAAATGAGCAGGAATATTGGGTAGCTGCAGGTACATcataaagaaacattaaaacctGGAAACAAAGGAAGAATCAATACTGCTCTACAACATGCCCATGCAGGGAATTGCACAGAGAGCCTGTGTGGATAGTTTTAAAGAGTCACTACAACAAGGAATAAATTGTGTGATGCTGGGCCCTTCTTAAAGGCTGGAGTGAAGATTCTACCTCTCTTTTCAAAATAGCAGTAATTTCTTCTTTGATGTGACTGGTATTTATATTGAATATTACTCCAAAATGGCTCCAGTATACTAAACCCATTTTTGAGCAGTACTCAAGATTCCGGCTATAGATCAAAACAAAATTGGTACAGTGCACACTATATGTTACATTAACTTAATATTGGCCCAGAGTATGACATATAGCCTGTTAAATCTATTTGAATTAGCGCCATGTTTAGGCATGTTGTAAAGATGCCTTTATTTTGTATGCTCCACAAATAAGGTGAAATAATTAGGATTTTCTAAATGAAGTCAACCTCaatgcttttttgtttcttttatcatttgtaaatgtgttttctatTTATTCCCCTTAGATTGATTGGATTTTCTCGTTCtagtttattaattatttttggaGGATTAATTTAACGGGCACAGATATAAGCTAAAGAATGGGGTAAAATCCAAACAACCCATAAggagaagaaaatgaaatgtaCTGAATGAATATTCATATTTCTATGTATTGTATTACCATTTGGTATTGCTATTATTGACTCAGAATGGCGATCCTTGGAAAGAAACTGTGGTTGATATTTCATAGAAAATAATAGTATAAACAATACCAATCCTATCagatatgtataaaacaaaaaaaatagtgtTTATTGGAATGCAGCattctcatttttttctcttttccatatgggaactACATTCAACTGTCAGAATCTAAGGACAACATAATGGTCTTACCCAACTGGATAAGGACTGACGTGATTACAGAAGAGACTAGAAAATAAGTGCTTGGATAAAGAAGCTGGGTGAGTGCTCCAGAGAGTGTAGGCAGCTGGAGTGCAGTAATTAGTCACTGAAGCTCTTTGTGGTTAAGGGGCAGCTGACCAATGGCCTTGCTTGCTTAGAAGAATGGCAGAGGGTTCTTCCCACTCTCAAATATAACTGTGATTAACATAAGCAATTACCTGCAGAAATCGCACCCCCTATCTTCTtttagacaaagaaaaatgaatcGCCTGCAAGGTGTAGAGAGTTTCAaccattgttttcttttttttaatagcttCCCAAGGCTACTGTCTAACatatcatttatttaaaatgtatcatCACCTTACCTCTTCCACAGTTCCTTtatatgttgtttttaattaatcGTGGCAATTAATGGATGTTTTTGTGAAATGAGAAGCATTGACTCAGACAATCCTGAAAcatgttattttcttctttcttttttttaactgtttcacTAGGACACATGAACAGAGAAAAAGCCCTTTGCGGATGCAAGCTGTACACTAAGTACAGCAGGAAGCCTGTA encodes:
- the LOC109203941 gene encoding sterile alpha motif domain-containing protein 3-like isoform X2, with translation MATRDEMQAKEMTANQKMTMRVILTEADIRKVILHSRPSTVKDLITKLRESLGLQYNFSLQFQDPEFNNELCNLTDLQELPEKPTIKVLPVFDLVPVSSDDVFSDTSTADTEILSHSPQDRREPWPEFFDIPTFSVDVEYRLRQADLLFMSEGTHLKVSKELKHEILERLAESMYSYTAYPTAAQFESVATALINKHPCLQERGSVTRCCGWKNSLKHKMGNYRTKRRQSGCLDVAVNAGKRGRHSSDGQPANKRIKKAKKGEINYLPNFPDGFDQAALEEARKDLADEMQKRTPNGLLVKQKMDQTFALRRKEVVDSEPPINMMVKRWPALFTEDQVFMEFSRIVGKNLKQEFYENIDRHSPRFLELFRSKRGNVGQLLTQISQQTNTTDPTAIRTQVLRGLPIILGDNPSTFFKAGFESDADFFRDLDIGILLTEREEAVLTSAQHPSPTLLKIIIEGEVVMENIQDLPKAMCILFGLTYALHLNYPKSMKLTFLFIQQILLSLGHTDLKPKIQSLKNQLTM
- the LOC109203941 gene encoding sterile alpha motif domain-containing protein 3-like isoform X1: MLWKYNLAAHSLAGFFESFTVDRFCRFCMATRDEMQAKEMTANQKMTMRVILTEADIRKVILHSRPSTVKDLITKLRESLGLQYNFSLQFQDPEFNNELCNLTDLQELPEKPTIKVLPVFDLVPVSSDDVFSDTSTADTEILSHSPQDRREPWPEFFDIPTFSVDVEYRLRQADLLFMSEGTHLKVSKELKHEILERLAESMYSYTAYPTAAQFESVATALINKHPCLQERGSVTRCCGWKNSLKHKMGNYRTKRRQSGCLDVAVNAGKRGRHSSDGQPANKRIKKAKKGEINYLPNFPDGFDQAALEEARKDLADEMQKRTPNGLLVKQKMDQTFALRRKEVVDSEPPINMMVKRWPALFTEDQVFMEFSRIVGKNLKQEFYENIDRHSPRFLELFRSKRGNVGQLLTQISQQTNTTDPTAIRTQVLRGLPIILGDNPSTFFKAGFESDADFFRDLDIGILLTEREEAVLTSAQHPSPTLLKIIIEGEVVMENIQDLPKAMCILFGLTYALHLNYPKSMKLTFLFIQQILLSLGHTDLKPKIQSLKNQLTM